The genomic window aaaatttacaaaaatataaccgcaataatgataataatgatgatatttataatagcaaagatgatatttataatagCAAAATGTATCTTCAAAACAAATTCAAAGatatgttaatatttaatataaaaaattatattatattatctaGATTACACATTCCAGCtggtatatatttattattttattcatcTCTTTATGGTTATTTTTTAACGTATGATATTAacaatttattaataaataataatattcttaatatgaatgaaaTACAACATATACTAAAAAATATAGGTTTGTTTTTATTTGGTAGTATAAATACAAGAATTACTGGATGTATTATTAATGATTTATTAGATAAAAATTTCGATAAACAAGTTgaaagaacaaaaaatagACCCATAgctaataaaaatataagtgTAAATAAAGCTATAATCTATGCTTCTATACACGGAACACTTTCTCTTTTAACACTCTTTCAATTTAATTCTTCTACAATTTATACTGGATTATATTCAAccttcttcatttttacaTATCCTTTATTGAAACGTTTAACATATTATGCTCAAGTATATTTATCCCTTACATTTAATTTAGGTTATTTTATATCGGCAAGtgtaaatattaatttaataaataatataattccCATAATTGTAGGCTTCTTACCATTATCGTTTTTaactattatatatgatacAATATATGCTCATCAAGATAAAAAagatgatataaaattaaaactTAAATCCCTAGCTATTAAATGggataaaaatacattaaaatattcaaaagTATTATCTCTGAATATgcttctttttttatatgtatcatCATATCTTTTCGATATGCATTTTTCCTACTATATCTTCTCGACGtttaatataatgtatttatattacattcTCGACAAGGTATCCTTAAACGataaacaaaaatgtatgacctttttcaaaaaaagtaaaaatgTCTTGTTCTTAATGGTACTCGCAACAATTCTGAGTAAGGCTTACCAGGTCGTAtgtaaaaatgaagaaaataaaaaaaaaatataaatcgtaaatatataataaatatatcataaatatatcataaatatattataaatatattataaatatatcataaataataaataaataatcaaaTGAAGAATGAGAAAGACATGAATGcttttacaaatatatcGAGAGATTATTAGGATATATATGAGATGTAGTATATCAATACCTAttttaaagatataattatgtatgtataaaaatgactattcaatttattttcttcctcaaaattattatatttttttttttttttccatgCATACgtgaatattttatttgtcCTATTAATGAGATGTTCCTTGGAcattcattattttttttttttttttttttaattaaagaattaaataaataaatataaataaataaataaatatatatatatatatatacataccatattgataatttttttttctttcatattTGTGCCGATTTGtacacatttatatatatatatatatgtatgtaatatttaaaaaaattaaaaaataaataatatgttaaatgttaattatgataaacgtatatatgaattttaCACAAAAAGTACActcaaaaaaatataataaaataatatatcatataataaaattaataagaccaaaaaaaagaagattAAATCTACaagataaagaaataattatataaatgtaaacataaatatacataaatatatatatatatatatatatatatatataattgtgTGTATACTattgaaaattataatcTGCTTAAATTCCTGGAGGAATGAATTTCACAGGTTTGTTATATCGATCGTTAATATctataaaatgaaaaatatttagtTTAAAAATAGgttgatatatatatatacatatttttttttttttttttttatttaatacCTAAAGTATCAATCTTTCCGTTCATTAAATTCATCTGGTTCATATTACTACAAAAGTGAAcgaacaaataaaaaagtaaatatatatatatatatatacatatgtatatattttattttattttattttctgtACCTATCCAATGTGTACCCCGGAACGTTATTCGGGATGGACGAATTTTTTAAGTTGGCTTTTAATTTGCTAAACAAATCCTTATCAAGAAGATTTGTATCGACACGAAAATTGACACCTGGGAAGGGGcacattaatatataaataaataaatatatatatatatatatatatgtggagataattatttttttaatttgttcGGTACATTTTGTATGAGATCGAAATATTACACATTACCTGATGAAACGTTTGGTGTGGGTACCATAGGATTTAATTTtgtgttatatatatcgAGGTTGTTGTTtgttatttctttattaagCCTCAAATTTACTATAGTACCaaaagtaaataaaaaaaaataaaaaaataaaaatatatatatatatatatatatatatttatttatttatttatatattcattttacCCTCGCGTGATATGTTCAACTCCTTAAGCAACTCgtcatatttttttttcaacatgtcattttctttttttaaattatcttGTGCAACATTTTGCTGGTCTATTGTATCCTTAAAACTTTTGAgttcattatttaaatgggtaatttgtttttcattttgtgaattaattttttccaAGTTATCATGTTCTAATGTTttactttttaatttctctttcattttttttagttGTGTTTGTaattttgtaataatatcattacCTTTATTAATTTCATCTATAGCTAtattaatttcattttctagtttaaaatttctttctttatatttttttaattctgTTTCTAAATTTGTGTTTGATAATTTGATACTTTCAAAACTTGAATTATTTGACAAATTACTTTCACATGccttttcatatttattttttaaatcattaAATTCAAGAgtaaatgtatttttatatttttcaagtttttctttttcagATGTTATAgattctttttcttttataatttttaataaattaaaatttttttcttctaattcattttttaaattttttattttattattaagaTGGAAAATTGTAGTTTCTTGTGTTTCATTCATTTCATGTAATTcattacatttatttttaaaattgtctacaatttttttcaattcatcattttctaaattatatctttcttctttttctataATTAATTTCTGATGAGCTTCTTTTAAATTgttaatatcattatttaatgtattattaaaattagtttttaaaatattcatcTTATTTTCTAATTGTTCTATTGTTTTTTGAAAATTCtttatatctatattacttttattatttttaacaagttcatcatttaatttgtttataatttccttattatattctttaacatatgtaatattattacaaagATGTGTAATTACATTTGTATTATCACCTTTTTTAAGAATTAAAGATAAATGAGttaattctttaaattGATTAATTTCTACAAGGTTAAGAATGGCACTCCCATCACATACATTTCCTTTATTACATAAGAATCTTTTATcgttataataatatgaattatgataatctaaatttttatgtgtTTCAAAATTATTTCTGTTCTGGTTTCCTGTCGCACTATAATCCTCGCTTAAATTATAAGCATtaccattattattattattattattattattattattattattattattattaatattattattattattcatattattcatattattcatattattcatattattattattattaccgTTGTTATCCCTTAAACTACCGTCTGTAAAAATCAAAACCGCATTCAGTCGTTGATCGTCCATGTGttcataattatcattttctaAAATACATTCTTCTAATAAATCAATAAATTTAAACGGAAATAAGTTAAAATTTATAACTAGCTTCTGTTCCTTCTTTATCTTCTCATAATTCTCTTCATATAAATcaagataataaaaaaaaaattctttcTTATCATCAGAGAGTTCTAATCTCATATAAGGTTTTCCACCAGGACCTTTTAAactattaatttttataattaaaaaatctGTATAATCATGTTCTCTTTCgttttttaaataaaattttattcttttacAATATATCATACCGTTCTTATCATATGTTTTGTAAATAAGACTCATATCTATGGGCTTGTATAAAATGAgtgaattattatttttattattatttatttcgGTGTTATTATCATACGGGTTATTACTTCCGACATTAATAACATGACAACAATTCAAGctgttattattattgttattattacctaggatattcttataattattatttatattattcatattattcacattattcatattattcacattattcatattattcataataatgtcattatttgtattacgtttattacatataataatgtcggtataatttttactactattatttaCATCTTCTATTCTATCTCGACCATCCataatatcataattaACTTGAAAGTTGTTCTGCACGTATCTATTGTCTTCAGATTTTAAACTTACCTTGCTTCTATAAAGAGAATTATCATTCGTATTATTTAAAGATTCGTTTCTTTTTTCACGTGTATCGAAATAATTAgtgttattattacaacttatattattattattatctcTAGAAATATTTGCATTATCCGTCTCATTGTTGTTATACAAATACTCATTATAATTGTGTACGGAATTCATGGTTACACAAGGATAGAAACATATgtatgattatatatatatatatatgcatatatgtatattctTTCGAAAGTCCTTATTCCCACTTACTTTTAAATGTAACAAGGGGAAATGTCTGGTAAATTCATAATTTCAAAGGTTTATAAATTCATAAAGTAAACAAAgatgaataaataaatatatatatattacaaatcAAATAAGAactcaaaaaaaaaatatatatatataattaaattatgtaaatatatatatatatatatatatatatatatatatttatttatttatttattttataccttaataataaaatacatgtaaaaataaatatcttataatatatataaatatatatttttttttaatagtTGAGAAATTCCTTTAAATTAAAGcaaatatatgtatatatatatatatatatatatatatgtgtaaaagtaatatataatacatgcgtaaatatttatgtatatatattatatatatatatatatatatataattttctttatttttaaaatatcgaatttattatattaagattatcttaataatgaataaaaatatgtactatatatattatatatatatatatatattatatatattttttaaggcttaaaattttttcttttaatttattacacatataaatgttttttctttattatataataggAGTTcataacaatataatataaatattatatttattatatatatatatatatataatatattatatatgtataatatttattatatatgtttatacatatttctttatatatttatttattttatatgttcatatatttatattttcttattttattttgaattaatgcacttaattatatatccttaaaattatatattcattcatatcttaattttttttttttttttctgtcTATGTGTATATAAAGCGCTCTCCctaatattatacataatatataaaaaaagaagaagaaaaaaaatatatataataaaaaagaataatataatataatataatataataatgttcttataaaaaataagaattttttatatatctgttaaatatacaattctttttttaaataagtCTCCTTATTTTAtcacatataaatatattatatatatatataatattgccgtaatataaaatataaaatatatatatatataatgtcggttatatttgtatatatataatgtgtGTACCTTTTACATGTAAATATATCtctttatttctttttccttttcttttttttaagtgtatataatttttaagagaatgtgaaaaatataagtaaAATAATCGGGACgatataattatttttttattcctttattttttttccttttattattttgtattttattNNNNNNNNNNNNNNNNNNNNNNNNNNNNNNNNNNNNNNNNNNNNNNNNNNNNNNNNNNNNNNNNNNNNNNNNNNNNNNNNNNNNNNNNNNNNNNNNNNNNNNNNNNNNNNNNNNNNNNNNNNNNNNNNNNNNNNNNNNNNNNNNNNNNNNNNNNNNNNNNNNNNNNNNNNNNNNNNNNNNNNNNNNNNNNNNNNNNNNNNNNNNNNNNNNNNNNNNNNNNNNNNNNNNNNNNNNNNNNNNNNNNNNNNNNNNNNNNNNNNNNNNNNNNNNNNNNNNNNNNNNNNNNNNNNNNNNNNNNNNNNNNNNNNNNNNNNNNNNNNNNNNNNNNNNNNNNNNNNNNNNNNNNNNNNNNNNNNNNNNNNNNNNNNNNNNNNNNNNNNNNNNNNNNNNNNNNNNNNNNtaaaaaataataaaaatataataatatatttatatataaaataataataaatttatataaataaattttttttttaattaaatatatacatattatttataatttttttttttttttttttttttttttttttttttttctgatAAATTTATACATCAAAGagagaagaaaatattaagaatgaatataaaaaaaaaaatttataaataaaaacaaataaaatgagtatcatatataaccttacatatattaaaatatatatatatatatatatatatatatatatatttatatatttatttatttatttatttattttatatattatataccTATATAGAATAAGTCTATTCTTCATTTcgtataatatatcataatgaataaaagttcgtattcatattttcattttgtaattttttttttgttttttttttttgtgtgaTATATTCTGtttcttcatatatttattttttataatttataaatcccgttttttaaatttttgtaagttcataaaaaaaatgtctttttttatctacatatatatatatatatatatatatatatatatatatatattatatatatatatttaccaattattatattaaacaaaaaaaaatatatgtatatatctatatatatgtgaCTATGCAATTACTATCACAATAAAcatattgtttatatataattaatataaatataaaaagataaacattatgtatattttttattaaatattatgagagtaggaatatatatcctagtaatttaattttttttttttttttttttttttttttggtttNNNNNNNNNNNNNNNNNNNNNNNNNNNNNNNNNNNNNNNNNNNNNNNNNNNNNNNNNNNNNNNNNNNNNNNNNNNNNNNNNNNNNNNNNNNNNNNNNNNNNNNNNNNNNNNNNNNNNNNNNNNNNNNNNNNNNNNNNNNNNNNNNNNNNNNNNNNNNNNNNNNNNNNNNNNNNNNNNNNNNNNNNNNNNNNNNNNNNNNNNNNNNNNNNNNNNNNNNNNNNNNNNNNNNNNNNNNNNNNNNNNNNNNNNNNNNNNNNNNNNNNNNNNNNNNNNNNNNNNNNNNNNNNNNNNNNNNNNNNNNNNNNNNNNNNNNNNNNNNNNNNNNNNNNNNNNNNNNNNNNNNNNNNNNNNNNNNNNNNNNNNNNNNNNNNNNNNNNNNNNNNNNNNNNNNNNNtataaatttttttttttttttttttttattttattttttttttttttttttttttttttttttttttttttttttttttttttttgttctcctattatattttaaaaaactcattttattaaaacatttGTAACTCTTTATTTGTGCTATATCcgaaaaaagaaaaaacaaatagCTTATCATATATGTTAACCGTTTTGTTTATGTATAAAGAATAGAATTTGTTGTAtttaagaataaataaatatatatatatatatatatatacacacacacatacacatatatatatatatatatatatatatatatatatatatttatgtatgtccatttttatttttatttttatttttatttttattttattttattttattttattttttttttttttgtgtaattctattcttatataaccaatttaaaaatttatacaaTTCATTATGGTTTTTGAAAAAGAGAACAAGAAGTGCATGAAGGATGTTCGTTATGATTTACAAGAACGTGAAAAGGAACAGgaagagaaaaaaagaaactATAACATAAGCAatagtaatagtaataataataataataataataataataaatatgaaaaaaattatatatcaCATGTTGCAGattatattaatagaaaacaaataaataatatgaatgataaTAACATGAATAAAAGTTGTATAATGAAAAGATTTAATAAGAAGgatgtaaaatataatgatatgtTGTTAAAAGCTGATGAGacttatataaatgatagtgaaataaaaaaaaaatataacaataataataataataataataataccaAGTCTACATATTTAGCAAATACTTATAACAAAAGTTCAAGTATCCATAATAAAGCACAcattcataaaaataatgatttaaataatatccatgaaaaaaatgataaatcAACTAATGATTGTAATTATTCACATAACAATATTTCTTTTGATTATAACGTCGAACCTGTTTATAATTACATAAATGAAGGACATAATCCTGATATATCTTTAAACAAAATGGAGATACAAAAAGAAACATACAATAATTATTGttatgaaaattttattgTAAATGATAATGTAGATTCGTATCGTAATACacatgaaaataatataatgttattagatgatgaaaataacaattctagatttataaaaaaaaataaatccTCTTTTTATCATACATCACAACATAATAATCAAGGATTTATTAATAGTAATGATAcaataaaaagaaataaaaattttgttCTACAAAATAATGACATAAATTTAacaaatgataaaataaatttttcattcaataaaaaaaaaaataaattgacaagtatatatatagaaagAGAAGATCAAAAAGTAGGTCCTTtattaaatgtaaataatcatatgtctatattaaataaaaaaaaagaaagcaaacataatttttacaAATCTATAACTGAACCTGATGTAATAAcagagaaaaaaaaaaacaccatattaaaaaataaatgtatggaagatgataatattagAACCATCGAAAATGTTCATAATTATTCTTTAAAAGATGAACATATgaaagatatatatatgaaggatacatatatgaaggatacatatatgaaggatatatatacgaaagatatatatacgaaagatatatatacgtatgataataatataaatacatataaaatggTTCATGATAAACCTGTGAGTGCTGTTGAAAATTTACAGGACGttaagaaaaagaaaaattacaaaaatgttatatttaaacatttatttaataatgataaagatgacaatgattataatttaaaaaagaataaaaataatgatgttGTAGAATTTAACATGAATAAGAAAATGACCTTAATATCTGGAAacaaaatgtataaaaatgatacagcaaaaatgtataattcGAACcaggaaatatatatatctaataataataatgataataataatgataataataataataataataatatgtataatatcaacaattatcatcatggttataaaaaatacaacaCAACAaatcaatataataataataataatagtaataatagtaatatttatccattttataaaaatacatcaatcaataattgtaataataaaaaaataaatgaatatgataataacttttttaataacaaaaaagatattcataataatacaaattttgtaaaaagCCAGGACTatcatgataataaaaatattcaatatcatataaatagtaatgataattattatcattctTTTAGCGATATTAAGAATGAAGGTAATATGAATACAA from Plasmodium reichenowi strain SY57 chromosome 6, whole genome shotgun sequence includes these protein-coding regions:
- a CDS encoding para-hydroxybenzoate--polyprenyltransferase (4- hydroxybenzoate octaprenyltransferase), putative, encoding MQKPYLQHFFKNLKKYEKKQTSIYIPNNKRIKNEEPICGYYYYCTFRRIKFRSHNNINNTHYNIFNNNNNNKEEEEERECYFLFNKKHFTSKAYKIKGNVFNISYEPYNIYDDNKFLNYKNNLKLYEYKMITLQRCYYSEHINKHTENKNKELYGPIKNLQKYNRNNDNNDDIYNSKDDIYNSKMYLQNKFKDMLIFNIKNYIILSRLHIPAGIYLLFYSSLYGYFLTYDINNLLINNNILNMNEIQHILKNIGLFLFGSINTRITGCIINDLLDKNFDKQVERTKNRPIANKNISVNKAIIYASIHGTLSLLTLFQFNSSTIYTGLYSTFFIFTYPLLKRLTYYAQVYLSLTFNLGYFISASVNINLINNIIPIIVGFLPLSFLTIIYDTIYAHQDKKDDIKLKLKSLAIKWDKNTLKYSKVLSLNMLLFLYVSSYLFDMHFSYYIFSTFNIMYLYYILDKVSLNDKQKCMTFFKKSKNVLFLMVLATILSKAYQVVCKNEENKKKI
- a CDS encoding spindle assembly abnormal protein 6, putative, whose product is MNSVHNYNEYLYNNNETDNANISRDNNNNISCNNNTNYFDTREKRNESLNNTNDNSLYRSKVSLKSEDNRYVQNNFQVNYDIMDGRDRIEDVNNSSKNYTDIIICNKRNTNNDIIMNNMNNVNNMNNVNNMNNINNNYKNILGNNNNNNNSLNCCHVINVGSNNPYDNNTEINNNKNNNSLILYKPIDMSLIYKTYDKNGMIYCKRIKFYLKNEREHDYTDFLIIKINSLKGPGGKPYMRLELSDDKKEFFFYYLDLYEENYEKIKKEQKLVINFNLFPFKFIDLLEECILENDNYEHMDDQRLNAVLIFTDGSLRDNNGNNNNNMNNMNNMNNMNNNNNINNNNNNNNNNNNNNNNGNAYNLSEDYSATGNQNRNNFETHKNLDYHNSYYYNDKRFLCNKGNVCDGSAILNLVEINQFKELTHLSLILKKGDNTNVITHLCNNITYVKEYNKEIINKLNDELVKNNKSNIDIKNFQKTIEQLENKMNILKTNFNNTLNNDINNLKEAHQKLIIEKEERYNLENDELKKIVDNFKNKCNELHEMNETQETTIFHLNNKIKNLKNELEEKNFNLLKIIKEKESITSEKEKLEKYKNTFTLEFNDLKNKYEKACESNLSNNSSFESIKLSNTNLETELKKYKERNFKLENEINIAIDEINKGNDIITKLQTQLKKMKEKLKSKTLEHDNLEKINSQNEKQITHLNNELKSFKDTIDQQNVAQDNLKKENDMLKKKYDELLKELNISREVNLRLNKEITNNNLDIYNTKLNPMVPTPNVSSGVNFRVDTNLLDKDLFSKLKANLKNSSIPNNVPGYTLDSNMNQMNLMNGKIDTLDINDRYNKPVKFIPPGI